The Oncorhynchus kisutch isolate 150728-3 linkage group LG10, Okis_V2, whole genome shotgun sequence region GCAAGTTACCTAGCTAGATAACCGGCCTAGCTAGCTAGACACTGCAGCTGTAACGTTATGTGGTACATAACTTTGGATAAATTGACTAACTTCGCTAGTTAGTCAAATTGGACAAGGAGGTAGTGGAACATGTACACAGGTTAGGTGTTAGCTAAATGGGtgctgtagctagttagctggctggtTCTGACTTGAATTTAACTTGGGTAGCCGTTTGCTGATGCTCCCTGTATCTGTCCATGCATACAGAACAGTATTGCTAATTGTCTTACTTTGCCTATTACTTGTACAGGAGAATGATTTAATATATTTAAACAGCCTGTACAGTGGCTAAAATCAAAAAAATATTATTGAAAATAAGTGTCTGACTGGAAGGGTGATCTATATTGAACCTGTTGGACATAACTGGAGCTGTTGGCAGGGCAGAGTGGGAAATCTGACAGTTTACCTCCTGCAATTACCATCTTAGCTCAACATGCATTTTTAATCATACCATATAGTTAAACCATAGTGGAGCTTGTTTGAAGTACCTTCTATGGGTAATTTATTTTCATCTCCTAGCTCGGGTGGAAGCCCTCTGGTTTACATAACACAAGCCACTGGTCCCAAAATAGGCACAGTAATGCGGACTAGAATAATCACACCTGCGTTGCCTCCACCGGCTTAACATGGACTGAAGGCCCATTATTGAAATCTGCTCTGTACTTTACACATTTTTTGGTAGTACTAAGGGTATATTCAGTTGAATAGGTAAGAATCCTGACTGTTGTGACAGGCTGTGGATCTGTGTGACCTTCCTTGGGCAGGCTTCATTTTCTAGGCTGGTAATTCTTAAATCCTTGATTTGCAAGGATGGGGATTTGCTGCCTTATAGTCCTCCTCCTAACAGGTCTGGTGACAGAGGTTAGTGTTACCTCTGCTTGGAGCCCTGGCTGCATACACATACTCATTTCAGGACCTTTGTGAAGAAGTTAGGCCTATGCAGTTACGGGTGgcggttagcctagtggttagatcggtGGGCCAGTGAttgaaaggttgctagtttgaatccccgagctgtcaaggtaaaaatatgttctgcccctgtacaaggcagttaacccactgttcctaggccatcattgtaaataagaatttgttctcaactgacttgcctggttaaataaaaaaaacacatgttGTGGGTTGTAGAGTGCATTCAAGCTGTTTTAAGTTGATCCTCCTGAGACCAAGCAATCAATTGTATTCTGAGGAATTGTCAGTCTTTGAACTAAAaacaaaaactatagtttggtaACCAGCATCAGGTTAATTGTGACTATAACGTCACGAAGGAAATCTGTGGATGCTGCCATTTCTAAGGTTTTTCAGAAAATGAATCTAGAAGTTGTGTATTTATTTGAACTGTGTTGATGAGTGGTGCGCTGATCAAAGTTGTCAATCACTGTGTGCCATATAGTGACTATTTGGTTGAGTTTCCTTGAACTCTTCCCTGGCATGACCAGCTTTTTGACCTGTATGTCTTATGCAATAAAGATCATTATAGAAAGTTCAAGAAGTTGCTTCACAGCGGGGAGTATTCAAAGAAAGCACAGGTCCTGCTACAACTCAGCTTCAGCACCAATTTGCTTGTTTGGATACTGATAAGGGTATCATAGTTGCTTTCAGTTAGTACAGGTTCTAAGGCTAGCATAATAGTCACGTTCCTTATAAGTATAACCTGAAAGTGTGCTCAATGAGATTCAAAACTTTGATTCCTGGGAACCGCCTTGCTTCCATAGTACACTAATGTATTTTATAGGATAACATCAGTAGTCCCTTCATTGCCCTACAATAGGTCATTGTATGGAGAATAAAAACTGCACATGAACACAAGTAGCTAGGTTAATTAGACATGCATCTGACAAAGTCCATACATGACTCCGTTGCATTCCGTTTCTTGGTATGATGCTACATCGGGCTTCCAGGCCTGTACAGGAACACGGTGCTTCAACATGGCCTCTGTTATATACCTAAGACAGGCAGAGGCTGGCCTCTGAGGAGAATGCAGTGTGTGCTGCAGCCACCTTCTGCTTCCCCTGAGTGGACATGACTTGCATGTAATCTGTCCCTGGAACAAACTGATCCACAGAACTATGAACACAAGGACTAGCTAACCAAACAGTGGTAGTCTGAGTTGACGCTGGGCTCTGCTATTTGCTACTTTAGAAGTTTTTCACTGAGTTGAATAAACCATGTTAAACCATTTTAGCTACACTGCTTACTTGGTGAGATCTAGCCTATTCATTTTCATTTCTCGTGTCTATTGCATGTGTATTGGTCATGCATTCACGTGTGTTTTGCATCAAGGAGCTACTCTTTAAAAATGGATGGGGCTTTAGGGAGGCTAGCATGCCCATAAGGGCTAATTAAGAAGCCTGTGAGTGTTGTGGGACCAGGgccttgcaccccccccccccccccccccccctgcaggtCTCCCCTGCTTAGCACCAGGGATGTCTGTATGTGTGATCCAGGAGACATGTCACCTTTTCCACCACCGGGGCCTAATTGTAGTTGGCCAGCAGAATAAATTTAAACTTGACTACCCTATCCAGGCCTATTATGAATTGTCTAGGCCCTAGTCTGACCTTGGAATGTACTGGAAACATTTGGCTTCATTGTTTTTTTGCAGCCAGTTAATGCGCTTAACAAGGAGGCCACTTTTATAATTCACATTGAAAAAGTAGCAGCAGCAGCTTGTATTACAGTTCATTCATAAACGGTAAGCTGGGTAGACACTGCTTTGTCTCACAAACAGTCATTGTCCAGCAGGGCTGACAACTGTTCAATTAATTTGTCTAGGTAACGGCCAACAGCCACTTCACACAAAGCAGCCTCGTCATTTAGTTTGAAAGAGGGTGCCTTTCCAGGCCTATGTTTTCTAAGGAAGTTTCTATTAAGATGAGGAAGCTGCATACTGTGGACTCTGATGATCATTCTAGAAGGATGTGGAAGCTGCTTGGAGGGAGGCAACTGAGCTGTTGGTGGGCCCACTGGGCTGCAGTCAGATTTGAAAGGCTTAAGTGGTTCAAAGCGCCACAAGTTTCATCTCACTAAGACGGCCCTGCTCTACAGTAGCTTGCTAGCCAAGCTCAGTGCTGAGGTTGTTTGCGTCATGTTTGcgcaaacaaccccccccccacctgctGTTTTAACATTTGACCATCATTCAGTCAAGGCCCCTATTCGTTTGAAAGAGTTTATCCCATGTGGGGAATGACTTGACTGACACTTGTGCTTGACACCCTTTTGTGCCGTGTGTGTTGGGCGGGAGGATGAAAAGCAGCACATATGGTTTTGAGAcagcgggggggggggttcaggtgCTTCTGACATAGTACCCTCTAGTTGACACACAACTGCTATGTCTTCCATTTGGCTTTTTATTCCCAGAGCTGAGTTAGAAATTCTTTGTTCTGTCTGTTAGCACTTGCACCAGCTGGAGTACTGTTACCCACTTGCCTTGGCTTGTACCACATGGCCTATTAGAATAGGTTATCTAGTAGTAGCTAAATAATGGGTGGCTTTAAGCCACTAAAATAGGCCACTCCAATAAAAGAACATGGCGtgagagctggtgtaaatgactAGGGCCACACACGGCAGCTGCTCTTGAAGATTTTTGGAAGAATGCAAATGGGTATACCTGGCTTCCAATTTTGGCTTTAACACATGCCAGTTCCCCTGTACCCCAAAAAATATTCAGTAAACTTAAATTACTAAAACCAGTATGTAGAAAAtataatctttgagaactaaaAATCACCCTATTGCTTTTCAGTTGGCTGCCACTATCATAGCTTGATGGGTCAGGGTTTCCTGTTACCTTGTGTGCCACCTTGAGAAATACTGCCGTTACTTCATTGATGCACTGAGGGAAAtttgccacttgctatagacaAAGACAACATATATAGAAGTAACTTGGACAAGGTTACTGCTGTCAAGCCTATGACTGTGTAGTATTCTTTGACTCCTGGTCTCCCAGAAACTGGATGAACCTGCGTGATGCTGAGACTGGGAAGGTGCTGTGGCAGGGAACAGAGGACCTGTCTCTTCCTGGGGTTGAACATGAAGGTACTCCTCCTGAGGTTACTGTCTGCTTTCCTCCTGGTGtagaaaatgtattattattattattaggccaTATCTTCCTACCACTACCAAGATGACCtctgtatttgatttattttattaaacATAAATAAATACTGGGATTGATACATACAATAATAGGCTTTACAGACATCAAATTGGAAATGTGAACAGATTGTAGACAAAATAAATCTTAACTTAATTTTAAAGAAGCAAGGCATTCACAGCAACTGACCACTTCATTAATGACTGTCCATGGCGTCAGTCCTGCTTTGTTGACCACGCCATTCTAACCATCTCAGCAGTCTGCCAGTTTGTCCTCAAGAACTTGAACCCTAACCAATGTCAAAATTAGGCTTGTGTGATACCCCGGTATACGGTATATTTAGAAATACCAACAAAATTATTTTTCAATACCGTAGGGGGGGGGAAAGCAGTTCGTGCTACTCCGCTTATAACTAACTATAAGTTCAGTATAACATAAGATGTCAAATGTGTTATATCCAGCTCAGGGTTCCAGCTATGCATTTTGTTTGCTGAGTGGCTTGATGTCAAGATCAAGCGTCTTGGTTACAGAatacattcacccccccccccccccccgtatgaCTGTATGAATCTGGATAGTGCCCAACCCTAGTCAAAATTATTATTAATTTACCTTTCCACATAGTTATATCAATGTTGTGTATATAAGAGTCTATAGAGAATGCCAGTAGTGAGAAAGTATTTTAGAATCTCTTATGTGAGAATGTACCCTAGGTCTTAGTAAACATCAGGCTGTTGTGTTGAGTGCATCTATTCTCTCCTAATTAGTAGTTTGACTGTCCCATTCATTTCCTTGCAGCTCGAGTCCCCAAGAAAATCCTCAAGTGCAAAGCTGTGTCCAGAGAGCTAAATTTCTCTTCGTCAGAAAAACTGGAAAAGTTCCATCTTGAACAGAAGGTTTTCTTCAAAGGCCAATGCTTAGAAGGTACTAGTCTATTTCAATCTTGTTATTATAAATATACTCAATAAGAATGCAATGTCTGTGCATAGTGAATGCACTCATTACATGTATTTTGTgtgtctctcctctacctgcAGAATGGTTCTTTGAGTTTGGCTTTGTGATTCCCAACTCCACAAACACATGGCAGTCTTTGATAGAGGCAGCGCCAGAGTCTCAGATGATGCCTGCAAATGTTTTAACGTAAGGATAAGCAACAAATAATAAATGTTGGGCTTTTTGGTCATTCTCCTACAGTTGGGTTGTGCAATTGTTTGTCAGTAGAATACAATATGCATGCACTAGGCTACAGCTTGAGTAAGTAATTAGGCTACACTGAAATATTCCTTAACCTCACTTTTGTATGCTAAACTTGCAGGAAACTGTCATTTCCTTTATGGGACTGCTTTGCCTTATACTTTGCAGCTCATGGTCAGTGTTTGCTGATTTGTAACATTTATTTTTCTCACCCTTGCAGTGGGAATGTTGTTATAGAGACCAAGTTCTTTGATGACGACCTTCACGTCAGCACCTCCCGGGTACGACTTTTCTACGTCTGAAGAGGAACACTATTTATTTTTTCAACCCTTGAAGTGGGGAGGACCAGGCATACACTGCTGATTGTTGTTTTTCCAGTGGTCACAGGAGGCCATGTTTGAAGGAGTGCATTTGCAATCTACAGTGACAGCAGCACAAAGAAACCAAAATCCAACCAAGGTCACACTGGCTTCTTGTCAGACAAGACTTTTTGTATgtaaatatctatatatatatatatatgggcaaTGACAATGCCCATGACAGACAACcatgtaaatgattttatttgtacattttttttcCCTTGTCATTCCAGAAATGTAAGCCTAAGATGTACACTGCTCGTCACCATGCATTTGTAATTTTTGCTCTGTTGATGTGGTTGCTGATGTTCTCAttgtttggattttttttttagatgTAACTATGTAATATAGACTGTTTACTACATGAATTATGGATTAAAAGATGTCAGAAAGACAAAGCCATAGCTTTTTTTTGTTGTAGTTGACTTAACTATCACCGAATGCATGAACTTCGTCATAAGATATTTTGTCTCCTGGGAGTACATACTTGCCAAGTGAGGCACAAGGTACCTGTGTGAAAACAGAATTAATTTGTTCATATTTTAACTACAGCCACTCAACACTGATACACCTGTGGGCTGTTGAAGGTAGTCTCAGCAACACTGCAGATCAATATCTGTAAGAGGACATGGGCCTAACCACAAAGCATTTTTCCCCTTCCCCGCAAGGGCTTAATTGCAGACCAATACTGCCCAGAGagattaacattaaattctctggtggccattcctgcagtcggcatgccaattgcacagtccctcaacttcaaacatctgtgacattgtgttgcgtgacaacttcacattttagtggcctttgtccccagcacaaggtgcacctgtgtcatgatcatgctgtttcttgatatgccacacctgtcaggtagatggattatcttgcgaAAATAAaaacgctcactaacagggatgtaaaacaaatttgtgcacacaaaaGAAATACACTTagtacatatggaacatttctggaatatttcagctcatgaaacgtgaCCACCAATTtgcgtttataattttgttcagtaatATCGAATTAAATTTGCATGCGCCGAACACAActggtagtagaccttacagtgaaatgcatacttacaagcccttagccaacaatgcagttcaagaaaataaaatatttactaaatagtAACAAAATTAGGCAAAATACGcggataccgagtcaatgtgcggggtacaggttagtgagGTAATTTGTACctgtaggttggggtaaagtgactgcatagataaacagtgagtagcagcagtgttaaaaCGTCATATCACTTGAGTCTACCTTTAACTTTGAATGTATTCCATTGAACACAAGCCAGTTTCATAAAATACCCACAAGAGGGCAGCTATATAAGTTCTAGCTGCATTGAACTCCAAATCCCTGAAAGCCTTTTACCTGAATATGCAAAGACAAAGTTGTCTCTGatgaccatagagagagagtgggctcTTTGTAACCGTGTCATTAtagcgtctgtgacagcatgggcagcgccattgaggctatctgCATTTTGAAGAAGTCAATGTtctcattggctgatccctcatGACCCGGTTGGATATGACTCTGACagggtcaccaggagggatcagccaatggaGTTGGAAGTCCCGTCtagttgactacattaaaattgTGTAAGCCTCACTGGCATTGCCAATGCTAAAACGTCCTTTTGGCCACTAGAAgactctatcattctctatggtgaTGACGCGTTCATTGGTCACGACCTTGGATATCTACTGCAAGCATGGCAAATAAAGAGCCGAACGTGAGTATTTCAAATAGCAACCACACTTACTAAAGACAAAGTCAAGACATACCTTATTATTGTCAAATGAGTTTTGTATTCTACACAAACGTGTGTTATTGCCTTAAAACGTTAGACTATGATTTTAAGAGGAGATCGAGGTAGCTagcttagctagcaagctaacgacGTTAGCTACGCAGGTCGTTATTCTGACTTGCCTATCCTCACTCAGCAACGCTTAACCATGCCAGCTTTCAAACTATAGCTAGGTCTTTTTTAGATTTCATATGGAAGTGAAGGTTTGCCAATGGCAATTGAGGTAAACGGCTCCCTAACCAACTAGAAAAAGGCCAGTTCTCATGTTGCAAGCTTGGATGACTGATAATAACTAGTCAAATTTTTAGTTTAGCTAACTAGTTTCTTGATGAATTATGGTTAAATATTGTCGTTTGGAATAATGTCAGGGCTGAAAAACACACCTTtctttattttctaaattgtagaataatagtgaagacatcaacactttgaaataacacatggaatcatgtagtaaccaagatagtgttaaacaaatcaaaatatatttgagattaatcaaggtagccaccctttaccttgacgacagctttgcacacagtTTCACCTCCGTCAAGACCGTTGGagaagcattccagatgaagctggttgagagaatgccaagtgtgtgcaaagctgtcaaggcaaagggtggctactttgaagcatctcaaatataaaatatattttgattaaacacttttttttggtaacaacatgattctatatgtgttatttcatagttttgatgtcttcactattattaaaaaatgtataaaatagtcaaaGAAACgttgaaggagtaggtgtgtccaaacttttgactggtactgattATATTAATACATACACTTTTTAAAGAATGCCATTGCGGCCGCGGTGCAACTTAGAAGTTGACCAAAAACCCACAACTAATACATTCTGACCCGTGACATCGTTTTCGAAGTAGACCAATTTGGCCATGGTAACCCTGTTATCATAAAACATGCAGGTAGCTGAGAAAGCTCAACTCCGCCTCCATATAAGAAAACGGAGTTGCGTGTTCGTCAGCTAACATGCAAGTTACTTGCATATCAGTTTATATGGAAAACATTGGTTTAAGTGCTGCTTAAACTTGATTAGTTTACATGCTCATTCATTACTCAAAGACCTGCACAATCCACAGTTTCATAATACTATAaatagggatgcacaatatatcggtgaacatatcggaatcagaCGATATtcgctaaaaatgccaacatcggtatcggcccgatgtctagtttaacaccgACGTTGAAAACGGATGTCAAAGCTACCGTGCATACCTtttataacgtaggtacatgacgtaaaGACGCCACGTAAAATTTTGCGCTACACgtacaacacagcattcctaacctagcccacaatgtatgctgtgtggattgagcagtcaacaagtcgagcagtcatttgaaagagtaagaattTCAGTGAGACAACAAAAAAGGCGaattgagaacaaattcttatttacagtgacagccCAGCGTGGTCCGGGCcagttgtgcgccaccctatgggactctcaatcacgtccggatgtgaaacagcctggattcaaaccagggactgtagtgacgcatctTGCACAGAGATGctgtaccttagaccgctgcgtccatgtgtgtgttaagTAGAactactagaatgcttaaaaggccgctaaaatgttaaatatcggtattgttttgtgggggggggggcaagagaaaTATTGGATATTGTATCGGCCAAAATTGTCATATCAGTGCATCACTAACTATAAATGGTCAAGAATATTTGAGATGGAGACAATGACACTGACAGATCTAGGCCACAGTACCCCTTAAGACCACTAGATGGGATGATGGTGATAAATTAGCTGGACATCACAACAACCCCTCAAAACACTTAATGTGCAGTATATTACTGACCTGATGATAAATAAACAGTGGTAAAAGAAGCCTTGTAATGTTTTGTGAAAACATAAGCTCTGTCCAATAGCAACAACACATATTTATTTTCCTGTCTTCCCAGCGGTTCCTGACAAACCTGAGGGACCTGGCCAGTCGTATGTCTGGCGCGGGGGGCAAGGGAGCAGGAATAGGCCTCAAGCTGCTCATTGGGGCTGGAGCTCTGGCCTATGGGGTCAAAGAAGCTACATTCACAGGTAGGCCTAACCTAGCGTCTGGTAGTGAAATGGGTAACACTATTATCACGATAATGAGTGCACCCCTCTAACGTTGTGTGGAATGGTTTGTTCCCAGTGGATGGAGGTCAGAGAGCAATCATCTTCAACAGAATTGGGGGCATGCAGATGGACACAGTGCTGGCTGAAGGACTGCACTTCAGGTAGGCCTACACTCTTACTCTGTCCAGGAGTTTATAATGAAGCCAGGGTTGTCATGATCAGTTGGCTCGACGCAATGCAAAGCTAAATTCACATGACCATATTTAACTGAACTGTTTTTGTTGTTCTTCAGGGTACCATGGATCCAGTACCCCATAATCTATGACATCAGAGCCAGGCCCAGGAAGATTGCTTCACTAACTGGAAGCAAAGGTACATGATTGCTGAAATAGGGGGATTAATTTGAATCCAGTATGGATACATGTAGACCAATACATTATGTCTAGCAGATCAGTAAAGATGGAAGATGAGGTAAAGGAAGATACAGCCCACacttctttctccctgtctctcttaccTCTGTAGATCTGCAGATGATTAACATTGGACTGCGTGTGCTGTCCCGTCCTGTGGCCGCCAACCTGCCTGCCATGTACCAGCAGCTGGGGAAGGACTATGACGAGAGAGTACTACCCTCCATCGTCAACGAGGTGCTGAAGAGTGTGGTGGCCAAGTTCAATGCCTCGCAGCTCATCACTCAGAGAGCACAGGTATGGCAGAGTGACTCTCACAGGTAGCCGAAATCTCATCATTCAGAGAGTACCGGTACTGCCACAGTCTCAGGATTATATGGTACAGAGGTTGTGTACTAAACCAGTCTCTGCTTTAAAAGTGACTGTCCCTGAAAAGCAACTTCTCGTTTTGAAAATGGCCTATGTGGCGTCGATATGAGTCAGATAGTTTTttttctagtgtcaaaattgacgaCATGGTGTAAgtaggataattttggtcataaattCAGTCTTGTCCAAAATTTAGATTTGGGAGATAGGAAAACTTGTATGTCATGGATTGAAGGGTACTGTAACAGTATTTCTTGGGTTGTGTTTATTTCAATCCTACCGACAGCTGGCAGCACCCAAGTAATCATCAATTCAGAGCGCATCTGCACATAACCTGATCGTAAATGCCCatggtcaatttggtttgacattTGATATCCCTATGGGGTGAGGTTAGGTACCATCAGTgaattacacaatgtacatgggacaatattttCAAATGTCAATAGCTCTAAATTTCAATGCGTAGGTTTACTAATAAtttgatattaaactgattatggcagtaggcagatAATGCGATATTCATGTAAACACCTTGCTCTGCTTAACTTCATCGGCGTGAGGTCAAAATCGAAGTAAGCATACGCTGATTAAAACACCTtattttctgagcaatcttttgaATTATTGGGACATGTAAACACCTTTATCTGCGTTCCAGCGGGATGTATTTGATCTGCGCATGTGTTAGCACCAGCCGAGCGAGCCTCCCTCTTTAGCACGAGTGAAGTGAGTTCAGAACAACAATGTGTGCGTCTTTAGGAGTAATTTTCACATACAATTCCTGTTTTATTCTATTTCTACTTAAGATATTTTTTCCCCAAGTGCAAtatttctattataaaggctttcatggctaactgcaatattaaagtattgttttttttctcaagaCTTGATTGTCATTTGCAGGCACTCAAtgcaacaaataacattggatttattttatttttttagctGTGAGTTCGGTTCACATTAACCAATTTCATTTGTTTTACACAGAGACTGACcatgtagatcatattctttgtttaattaacttctttggggtagggggcagtattttcacgtccggatgaaaagcgtgcccagagtaaactgcctgctactcaggcccaaattctaggatatgcatattatattagatagaaaacactctgaagttcctaaaactgtttgaatgatgtctgtaagtataacagaactcatatggcaggcaaaaacctgaagtCTTAggctatccaatatacagtgtctgtgggg contains the following coding sequences:
- the LOC109898175 gene encoding retinal rod rhodopsin-sensitive cGMP 3',5'-cyclic phosphodiesterase subunit delta isoform X1, with translation MSDSDIMSSTEDRAKEILKGFKLNWMNLRDAETGKVLWQGTEDLSLPGVEHEARVPKKILKCKAVSRELNFSSSEKLEKFHLEQKVFFKGQCLEEWFFEFGFVIPNSTNTWQSLIEAAPESQMMPANVLTGNVVIETKFFDDDLHVSTSRVRLFYV
- the LOC109898175 gene encoding retinal rod rhodopsin-sensitive cGMP 3',5'-cyclic phosphodiesterase subunit delta isoform X2 — encoded protein: MNLRDAETGKVLWQGTEDLSLPGVEHEARVPKKILKCKAVSRELNFSSSEKLEKFHLEQKVFFKGQCLEEWFFEFGFVIPNSTNTWQSLIEAAPESQMMPANVLTGNVVIETKFFDDDLHVSTSRVRLFYV
- the LOC109898176 gene encoding prohibitin-2; translation: MANKEPNRFLTNLRDLASRMSGAGGKGAGIGLKLLIGAGALAYGVKEATFTVDGGQRAIIFNRIGGMQMDTVLAEGLHFRVPWIQYPIIYDIRARPRKIASLTGSKDLQMINIGLRVLSRPVAANLPAMYQQLGKDYDERVLPSIVNEVLKSVVAKFNASQLITQRAQVSLLIRRELFERAKDFNIILDDVAITELSFSREYTAAVEAKQVAQQEAQRAQFYVEKAKQDQRHKIIQAEGEAEAAKMLGQAVTKNPGYLKLRRIRAAQAIAKTVATSQNKVYLSADNLVLNLQDDSFNNLSLGKK